From the genome of Pelobacter propionicus DSM 2379, one region includes:
- a CDS encoding alpha/beta fold hydrolase, protein MRSLTHHYPHQRHPHGRVPRGGGFPLVLCHGFPELAFSWRHQLPALARAGFWAIAPDQRGYGRSDKPAAVEEYDRIDSVEKFPMPLVDLQQLANGHVGNRPLHDPAHQAIQEEPVALSDAAQCYDLQQAVNGGPGVPSCFSRFFDFFRSWPSSAALTLATYESGGAGKLGRCSALSASRTASVMSRFKSAMSIVTAGMIICCRSSAEPCW, encoded by the coding sequence ATGCGTTCCCTCACCCACCATTATCCGCACCAACGGCATCCGCATGGCCGTGTACCAAGAGGGGGCGGCTTTCCGCTGGTGCTCTGCCACGGCTTCCCCGAGCTGGCCTTCTCATGGCGTCACCAACTCCCGGCCTTGGCCCGTGCGGGGTTTTGGGCCATCGCCCCTGACCAGCGCGGCTACGGAAGGAGCGACAAACCGGCTGCCGTGGAGGAGTACGACCGAATAGACTCGGTTGAAAAATTCCCGATGCCCCTGGTAGACCTCCAGCAGCTCGCCAACGGTCATGTCGGCAACCGACCGCTCCACGACCCGGCGCACCAGGCCATCCAGGAAGAGCCCGTTGCTCTCAGCGATGCCGCCCAGTGCTATGATCTCCAGCAGGCTGTCAATGGTGGTCCTGGTGTGCCCTCCTGTTTTAGTCGCTTTTTTGATTTCTTTCGCTCGTGGCCTTCCAGTGCGGCGTTGACCCTGGCCACATACGAGTCCGGCGGAGCGGGTAAATTAGGGCGCTGCTCTGCTCTCAGCGCTTCCCGTACCGCTTCAGTGATGAGCCGCTTCAAGTCGGCTATGTCGATCGTGACGGCGGGCATGATTATATGTTGTAGGTCCTCGGCCGAACCATGTTGGTGA
- a CDS encoding helix-turn-helix domain-containing protein, giving the protein MENEFVSRIKAAFNAMGVAKRGVVKEVAVKTGYSEGMVSRILAGKNEPSEKFLLSVAAAYGIRPDWVLKGEEPILSPGKGFTIASIDRQIFMEVARSIAGDPQPSTCDQERIDREVFGHVSDERRDQERTIITVLQKRWLTDDELAQVEKLVSDMMNRKQGGR; this is encoded by the coding sequence ATGGAGAACGAATTTGTTTCAAGGATTAAAGCTGCGTTTAACGCAATGGGCGTTGCGAAACGCGGTGTTGTTAAGGAAGTTGCTGTAAAGACAGGTTATTCGGAGGGAATGGTTAGCAGAATACTGGCGGGAAAAAATGAACCTTCTGAAAAGTTCCTCCTTTCTGTCGCCGCAGCTTACGGCATCCGCCCTGATTGGGTCTTGAAGGGTGAAGAGCCGATACTATCCCCCGGCAAAGGTTTCACCATCGCGAGCATAGACCGGCAAATATTCATGGAGGTGGCCCGGTCAATAGCTGGTGATCCCCAGCCGTCCACCTGCGACCAAGAGCGGATTGATAGAGAGGTTTTCGGACATGTATCTGACGAGAGGAGGGACCAGGAGCGAACCATCATTACTGTGCTGCAAAAACGATGGTTGACAGATGATGAATTGGCCCAAGTCGAAAAGCTGGTCTCCGACATGATGAACCGTAAGCAAGGGGGGAGGTGA